The sequence GGATTTAAAATTATATTGTCTACGCTTACTACATTTTTAGGAAGCTCATACTTTAATTGAGCAAACTCTTTATTTGGAATGATACATAAAACCTTAAAATTATATTCTGGACTAGAGGTAATTATCTCATGCACCCAAGATGAAACCCCACCTACTATATATGGGTAGGCTCCTTCACATATTATACATACTGTTTTCATTGGCTTACCTCCCCTTGAAAAATTTCAGGCAATACTGCTCCTGAGTTTGAATATTTTTTATAATATTTCAACATCTCCTCATATCTATTCTCTTTATAAAGAAATTCTAACATCAGTTCTACTAACTCTCTTTTTTCACTTTCAGCTATAAGATTTTGTAAAAGTTTTTCATATTCATCTTTTTTATCCAATCTCTCATAAATAGTTAGTAACTCCTCCCTTAGCTCCCCCTTCTCTCCACTTAATTCTAAAAGTAAGTCTAAAGTCTTTTCTAAATAGAAAGTCAGCATAAAATTTTTTAATATCCCTGAATTTATATACTCTCTATAAGCTTGATATAGTTTATACTTATCCCCTGTTTTCTCTGCTTCCTTTATATTTTTTTGTAATTCTACATCTATTCGATTTAATTCTACAGCAGCATAGTGTATAACATTTATATCCTCATCTTTTAATGCTTTTTCTAATATCTCAACTTTAAAATCTATATTAGGTGGATTAAATTCAAATATAAATTTTTTCTTTTCCTCTGTTGTTTTTACATTAAGAGAGTCATAGGCAGCTATGGTATTTAAACTTTTTTGTAATTCCAATTGCTCTTCTACACTATCTTTTATATATTTTTCCATATCATAAGCTTCCTCTATATTATTTTTTATCTCATCTTTAAAAATGGAAAATACCAGCTCACACAGAAGAATAATCCCTCCTACAAGAGGAAGAAAAAATAAAATCAAGTCATAATATCCTATATCAGCTTTTAATATATAGGTACTAATTACTATATAGATAGCAGATATTCCCATATGAAATAGCCAAAAATTACTTCTTAAACTGTCAAAAGAGATAGTATTATAGTTTTCTTTAAAATTGTATATCTCTATCCCAAAAAAAACTAGAAGAATAATTATATTTATAATCTTATTTTTCATATTTTCCCTCCTCTAGTTCTATTTCAAAATATTCTCTATCTATACTCAATTGATAAAGGGTGTTATTTTTATACTCCCCTATTACTCTAATCCTATTAGAGCTAACATTTTTTATTCTATTATTTTTTAATCTAAAGGTTATTTCAAAAGGAGAATTAAAATTTTTAGTTTCTATTATAATTTTATTTCCTATTTTCTTAGAATATAACTCTATATTCTCCACATTTTTATACTTTTCTAACAACTCATAATTGAGAGTTGGTTCTAGATATGGTAAATTTTTATCTACCTCTTCTAACATATTTTCAAACTCTCTTAAAAGCTGTTCCCAATCTTTTCCATAACCTCTATCTTCAGATAAAATATCATCTGGGTGTATAAAGTGAGAGTAGTATCCATATACAGCTAAGGCATTATAAATATTCCACATTTTTTCTTCGGTAGCTGAAAATCCTGATGAAAATCTAGGTAATAGATAAATTGATGGAAAATCCCTATCTCTACCTACTTCTGTTACAAAACTACCATCTCCAGCTCCATAAAAAAGTGAAGATATAATTTTTAAATTTGGATAATGTTTATATAATACCTTTTTTCCTCTAGTGGTTAAAATATTACTTGGTGGAACATATGAGTAGATTTCAACATTATCCCCCCACAGCTCCTTTATAATATTATCTAGTTTAGTAAGACCAGCTTCTATATCCTCTTCATTTTTCCAAGGATTATAGTTGAGAGATTTAAAATCTATATCTCCTTCAAAGGCTAAAGGATTATGATTATAGCCATGTATTCCCAATTCTCCACCTTGCAAAAATAATTCTCTCCCTCTTTTATCTAAATCTCTCATAGTAGTACGATTTAACTCTTTCATACTAGACTTTGACATATCGTCATTATAATCTCCAATCATAAAGGCTGAATATTTAAGATTTCTTCTTCTAGCAAGAGCTTTCATATCCTGCCACCAAATCTGATTATAAAAGTCGTGGGTATCCATTCCATAGCTTTTATAGATAATATCATCTCTATATCTAGGAATTGGAGAGGGAAAATCATCTAAGTGTACCAATTTACTATTCAAAGTAACTCCTATATACCAAGGACTTCCTAAAGAGATAAGTTGTGTCATAACTCCTCTTCCTACCTTTTCTGCCAAAAGTGAGGTATTTACATAAAAAATCTCTCCTTTTCCTAACTCTTTTTTCCATATGAGAGGTGTTTCCTTTTTATCCTTAGCTATAATTTTTACATCCTTACTTAATTTTGGAGAGTGGGTATATC comes from Fusobacterium necrogenes and encodes:
- a CDS encoding DUF2194 domain-containing protein is translated as MKSRYFIFLILLLAGIVQGIRFLDKGDYFSLEQNHRFISPTIKKEKTTLENYQKYLVFYSKNNSLSQEILDNLEEVFKFNKTPYDKVEIGEDIDISLYQNFIFTTDTFLGFRKNIYLAMREKIKNEGGGIFLFTNSLYSPFHRFLGIESIDLKESYISNGMSFSEKFYPGLDSLSIKDGSISGYTHSPKLSKDVKIIAKDKKETPLIWKKELGKGEIFYVNTSLLAEKVGRGVMTQLISLGSPWYIGVTLNSKLVHLDDFPSPIPRYRDDIIYKSYGMDTHDFYNQIWWQDMKALARRRNLKYSAFMIGDYNDDMSKSSMKELNRTTMRDLDKRGRELFLQGGELGIHGYNHNPLAFEGDIDFKSLNYNPWKNEEDIEAGLTKLDNIIKELWGDNVEIYSYVPPSNILTTRGKKVLYKHYPNLKIISSLFYGAGDGSFVTEVGRDRDFPSIYLLPRFSSGFSATEEKMWNIYNALAVYGYYSHFIHPDDILSEDRGYGKDWEQLLREFENMLEEVDKNLPYLEPTLNYELLEKYKNVENIELYSKKIGNKIIIETKNFNSPFEITFRLKNNRIKNVSSNRIRVIGEYKNNTLYQLSIDREYFEIELEEGKYEK
- a CDS encoding tetratricopeptide repeat protein — protein: MKNKIINIIILLVFFGIEIYNFKENYNTISFDSLRSNFWLFHMGISAIYIVISTYILKADIGYYDLILFFLPLVGGIILLCELVFSIFKDEIKNNIEEAYDMEKYIKDSVEEQLELQKSLNTIAAYDSLNVKTTEEKKKFIFEFNPPNIDFKVEILEKALKDEDINVIHYAAVELNRIDVELQKNIKEAEKTGDKYKLYQAYREYINSGILKNFMLTFYLEKTLDLLLELSGEKGELREELLTIYERLDKKDEYEKLLQNLIAESEKRELVELMLEFLYKENRYEEMLKYYKKYSNSGAVLPEIFQGEVSQ